From a region of the Chitinophaga caseinilytica genome:
- a CDS encoding TonB-dependent receptor, whose amino-acid sequence MKKLLSVMILCCCSIWAFAQGTGLLTGHIIDKNQRLSLPGATLRLSPGNHYTVSDQQGRFEFLDVPAGNYQLEVTYIGYGKLSKSVTVSAGRNAEQQLALEAGGIAGKEVLVVGDRLRGQAKALNQQKNNPNVTNVVSADQIGRFPDGNIGDAIKRIPGVTMQNDQGEARNIIIRGLAPQLNSVTLNGDRIPSAEGDNRNVQMDLIPSDMVQTIELNKTLTPDMDADAIGGSVNLVTRAAPNGPRVSATLSSGYNPIREKPIYNGALVLGNRFFQNKLGAILSASYNNNDYGSDNIEPTWKKDDFGNVYLEELGIRQYFVQRIRRNASAALDYKINPAHTLYFNAMYTWRDDRENRFAYNVKDIEPEYDADDKITGYTGSLTRENKGGVGGNRGKNRRLETQRVQNYSLRGDHLLSPKVDLNWSASWSSASEKKDGERYIEYEFEDVPLTMDIRNPRRPTVTPGNVSDGDFSFASLTENNDYTNESELGLKLNLRFPLSVIPGQKGRMRVGGRLRLKDKERNNDFFEYEPLDEFGTLDKMPLFQWNKKTFQPGNQYVPGRFIAPEFLGGLNLADASKFEKEADPSEFLAVNYKAKESIAAGYVRWDQDITSRLSFIAGVRFENTSTTYDGNVVEEEETLKGTRSVKNSYLNVLPGLTFKYNATDNLVLRLAATTSIARPNYYDIAPYLNIVQEDEEISAGNPELKAAYATNFDFMAEQYFKSVGILSGGVFYKHIKDFIYTYRNEQYNTAQFAADFPGQSNPVPAGENWSYTQARNGNKVKVYGFEVALQRQLDFLPGFAKGFGVYLNYTFTKSKADGVYNGDGEKRSGVTLPGTAPHMFNASLSFENKFFTARVSGNYAASYLDELGGDDFEDRFYDRQFFLDVNASVKLTRQLRMFGEANNLTNQPLRYYQGIRERTMQAEFYRPRYNFGFKFDL is encoded by the coding sequence ATGAAAAAATTGTTGTCTGTAATGATCCTTTGCTGTTGCAGCATTTGGGCCTTTGCCCAGGGGACAGGTTTGCTGACCGGCCATATTATAGATAAAAACCAGCGGCTTTCCCTGCCGGGAGCCACCCTTCGCCTGAGCCCCGGGAATCATTATACCGTTAGCGACCAGCAGGGCCGGTTCGAGTTCCTGGACGTGCCCGCCGGCAATTACCAGCTGGAAGTGACTTACATCGGCTACGGGAAACTGTCGAAATCCGTGACCGTTTCCGCAGGGCGGAACGCGGAGCAGCAGCTTGCGCTGGAAGCCGGCGGCATCGCCGGGAAGGAAGTGCTCGTGGTGGGTGACCGGCTCCGCGGACAGGCCAAGGCGCTCAACCAGCAAAAGAACAATCCCAACGTGACCAATGTGGTGAGCGCTGACCAGATCGGCCGTTTCCCCGATGGCAATATCGGCGACGCCATCAAGCGGATTCCCGGTGTCACCATGCAAAACGACCAGGGCGAAGCGCGCAACATCATCATCCGCGGCCTGGCGCCCCAGCTCAATTCCGTAACGCTCAATGGCGACCGTATCCCCTCCGCCGAAGGCGACAACCGGAATGTACAGATGGACCTCATCCCCAGCGATATGGTGCAGACCATCGAACTGAACAAAACCCTCACGCCCGACATGGACGCAGACGCCATCGGCGGCTCCGTGAACCTGGTGACCCGCGCCGCGCCGAACGGCCCCCGCGTTTCCGCCACATTATCTTCGGGCTACAACCCCATCCGCGAGAAACCTATTTACAACGGCGCCCTCGTGCTGGGGAACCGCTTCTTCCAAAACAAACTCGGCGCCATCCTGAGCGCATCCTACAACAACAACGATTACGGGTCAGACAACATCGAGCCCACCTGGAAAAAGGACGACTTCGGGAATGTATACCTCGAAGAACTGGGCATCCGCCAGTATTTCGTGCAGCGCATCCGCAGAAACGCGTCCGCCGCGCTGGATTACAAGATCAATCCCGCACATACGCTGTATTTCAACGCCATGTACACCTGGCGCGACGATCGCGAGAACCGCTTCGCCTATAACGTGAAAGACATCGAACCGGAATACGATGCCGATGACAAAATCACTGGCTATACCGGCTCCCTCACCCGCGAAAACAAAGGCGGCGTAGGCGGCAACCGCGGTAAAAACCGCCGCCTCGAAACCCAGCGCGTCCAGAACTATTCCCTCCGCGGCGATCACCTCCTCAGCCCGAAAGTGGACCTGAACTGGAGCGCCTCCTGGTCGTCGGCCAGCGAAAAGAAAGACGGCGAAAGATATATCGAATATGAATTCGAAGACGTTCCCCTCACCATGGACATCCGCAACCCGCGGCGCCCGACCGTGACGCCGGGCAATGTGAGCGACGGCGATTTCAGCTTCGCTTCGCTCACGGAAAACAATGATTACACGAATGAAAGTGAGCTCGGCCTGAAACTGAATCTCCGCTTCCCGCTCAGCGTAATCCCCGGCCAGAAAGGGCGCATGCGCGTAGGCGGGCGGCTAAGGCTGAAAGACAAAGAGCGGAACAACGACTTCTTCGAATACGAGCCCCTCGATGAATTCGGCACGCTCGATAAAATGCCACTGTTCCAGTGGAACAAAAAAACCTTCCAACCCGGAAACCAATACGTTCCGGGACGGTTCATCGCCCCGGAATTCCTCGGCGGGCTGAACCTCGCGGATGCTTCGAAATTTGAGAAAGAAGCCGATCCGTCGGAGTTCCTGGCCGTTAACTACAAGGCGAAGGAATCCATCGCGGCGGGATATGTGCGCTGGGACCAGGATATCACTTCCCGCCTGTCTTTCATTGCCGGAGTACGGTTCGAAAATACCAGCACCACGTACGACGGGAATGTGGTAGAAGAAGAGGAAACCCTCAAAGGCACGCGCAGCGTCAAAAACAGCTACCTCAACGTGCTGCCGGGCCTTACGTTCAAATACAACGCTACCGACAACCTCGTGCTGCGCCTCGCGGCTACGACTTCCATCGCCCGGCCGAATTATTACGACATAGCGCCGTACCTGAATATCGTGCAGGAAGATGAAGAGATCAGCGCGGGCAATCCCGAACTGAAAGCCGCTTACGCCACCAACTTCGATTTTATGGCGGAACAGTATTTCAAATCGGTGGGAATCCTGTCTGGCGGCGTGTTCTACAAGCATATCAAGGACTTCATCTACACGTACCGCAACGAACAATACAACACGGCGCAGTTCGCGGCCGATTTCCCGGGGCAGTCGAACCCCGTTCCCGCAGGCGAAAACTGGTCGTACACCCAGGCGCGCAACGGCAATAAAGTGAAGGTGTACGGATTTGAAGTGGCCCTGCAGCGCCAGCTCGACTTCCTGCCCGGTTTCGCCAAAGGGTTCGGCGTGTATTTGAATTACACGTTTACCAAGTCCAAAGCCGACGGCGTGTATAACGGCGATGGCGAGAAACGCTCGGGCGTAACTTTGCCTGGCACGGCGCCCCATATGTTCAACGCTTCCCTGTCGTTCGAAAACAAATTCTTCACCGCCCGCGTTTCCGGCAATTACGCGGCTTCTTACCTCGACGAGCTGGGCGGCGACGATTTCGAAGACCGTTTTTACGACCGTCAGTTTTTCCTGGATGTGAACGCCTCCGTGAAACTGACGCGCCAGCTCCGCATGTTCGGCGAAGCGAACAATCTTACCAACCAGCCGTTACGCTATTACCAGGGCATCCGTGAAAGAACGATGCAGGCCGAATTCTACCGGCCGCGGTACAACTTCGGCTTCAAATTCGACCTGTAA
- a CDS encoding tetratricopeptide repeat protein — MKNSLLTLVLFSMMLSGARAQQPDGLPATAPGFPALKDSLEKALALKDPIAAAGLLSRMGHECYHLGYYPQALDYHLQAGQLYRKEQQWALLAQNLNDIGTLYYYSRQPEAARNQYNEALALYTRAGNFTGMAQTLGSIGHLCEKRQDYDSAAYYQHKALALFGRATDPSGIAKIYENLGSIHEDLERYDSAFHYFNKSLELNILQHNNLATIEIYNNLGDILRKTGRAAESLPFTRNALHLALQAREEYQLSSAYRDMARAFNLLGRNDSAFHYGELSRESLLNIYSRESGKQLSVIQAMYDTGKKDREIAGLRNSRNMAIFLVIGALLLVTLGVLVISRQRLRIRNAALLRMQEQQQFRTRTELLQLQEENLKQELETRSKVLGAHTLHIIQKNQLLEEVRQKLETMVNDERRDQKKQLRQLQQLIHQNFNHDQHWDEFRSIFEQIHQSFFDKIREYGVALTQNDLRLVALLKMNLSSADIAVLLGISQDSLRVVRYRLRKKLQLRQGESLTAFIQSI, encoded by the coding sequence ATGAAGAATTCTCTCCTGACGCTGGTCCTTTTCTCCATGATGCTATCCGGCGCAAGAGCGCAGCAGCCCGACGGACTGCCCGCCACGGCCCCCGGGTTCCCGGCGCTGAAAGACTCGCTGGAAAAAGCCCTCGCCCTGAAAGACCCCATCGCCGCTGCGGGGCTCCTCAGCCGGATGGGCCACGAATGCTACCACCTCGGATATTACCCCCAGGCCCTCGATTACCACCTCCAGGCCGGCCAGCTTTACCGGAAAGAGCAGCAATGGGCCCTCCTCGCCCAAAACCTCAACGACATCGGCACCTTATATTATTACAGTCGCCAGCCCGAAGCCGCCCGCAACCAGTACAACGAAGCCCTCGCCCTGTACACCCGCGCCGGCAACTTCACCGGCATGGCCCAAACCCTCGGCAGCATCGGCCACCTCTGCGAAAAACGGCAGGATTACGACTCTGCGGCTTACTACCAGCACAAAGCCCTCGCGCTTTTCGGTCGCGCCACCGACCCATCCGGCATCGCCAAGATCTACGAGAACCTCGGCAGCATCCATGAAGACCTCGAGCGGTATGATTCCGCTTTCCACTACTTCAACAAATCACTGGAACTGAACATCCTGCAGCACAACAACCTCGCTACCATCGAGATTTACAATAACCTGGGAGACATCCTCCGCAAAACCGGCCGTGCCGCGGAAAGCCTCCCCTTCACCCGCAATGCGCTCCATCTTGCCCTCCAGGCGCGGGAAGAATACCAGCTCAGCAGCGCCTACCGTGATATGGCACGGGCTTTCAACCTCCTGGGCCGCAACGACAGCGCCTTTCATTACGGCGAGCTCAGCCGCGAAAGCCTGCTCAATATATATTCCCGCGAAAGCGGCAAACAGCTTTCCGTCATCCAGGCGATGTACGACACCGGTAAAAAGGACAGGGAGATCGCCGGGCTGCGGAATTCCCGGAATATGGCCATCTTCCTTGTGATCGGCGCGCTGTTGCTGGTGACCCTCGGCGTACTCGTTATCTCCCGGCAGCGGCTCCGCATCCGCAACGCCGCGCTGCTGCGCATGCAGGAGCAGCAACAATTCAGGACGCGGACGGAACTGCTCCAGCTGCAGGAAGAAAACCTCAAGCAGGAACTGGAGACCCGGTCGAAGGTGCTCGGCGCCCATACCCTGCACATCATCCAGAAAAACCAGCTGCTCGAGGAAGTCCGCCAGAAGCTGGAAACCATGGTCAACGACGAGCGCCGCGACCAGAAAAAGCAACTCCGCCAACTGCAGCAGCTCATCCACCAGAATTTCAACCACGACCAGCATTGGGATGAATTCCGGAGCATTTTCGAACAGATCCATCAATCGTTTTTCGATAAGATCCGGGAATACGGCGTGGCGCTCACGCAAAACGACCTTCGCCTGGTGGCGCTCCTGAAAATGAACCTCAGCTCGGCAGACATCGCGGTGTTGCTGGGGATTTCGCAGGACAGTCTGCGGGTGGTCCGCTACCGCCTGCGGAAAAAACTGCAGCTCCGCCAGGGCGAAAGCCTCACGGCGTTCATCCAGTCCATTTGA